ATCGGATGGAGCGATAACTTCGGTGATGCCCTTGATGTTGAGATTGTTTGTACGGTACATGATGGATTGTTCCCCTTGCAGCTTCATGTTAGTTTATCGAAACGTCACATGGCGGCAGTCGCGTGATGTGTGTGGTGAATATGAACGGTGCCATCCCTCCAGTCGGCACGAGTTTCCATACGGATATGGTGCGAAAAAACCCCGTCAGAGTACAGTAAAATTTTGATGAGGTGAACCTTTTTTGCCCGGTTTGCCAGCGAAGATTAAAAAAAGTTTTGAGTGTTCAGCGAGAGTGATCTGTCCGTTCGAAATGATCGATAATAGGACGTTTTTTTTGTGAAAGAGAGTGACAATGATTTTGCGTGAATTATTTTTGGCCATTGCCGGTCTGGTTGATCTGGTCTTCAGTATCTATGTTCTGATTCTGGTCGGGCGCGCCCTGATCTCATGGGTGAATCCTGATCCGTACAACCCGATTGTCCGGTTTCTTCACAGTGCCACCGATCCGGTCCTGTATCGTATTCAGCGTTTGGTGCCGCTGCAATTCGGCGGTATTGATTTCAGTCCGTTGGTTTTGCTTCTGGCGCTGTCTTTTATCCAGAGGATTCTGGTCGTTATCCTGCGTTCCATCGCCTACAGTTTTTGATTCATGACTTGCGAAGAACTGAGCGCCTGTGTCAACGCCCAGCAGGATGGGGTGGTGATTGCCCTGTTCGTTCAGCCGCGGGCAAGTAAGAACAGTCTGTGTGGTTTGCAAGGCGAAGAACTCAAAGTGCGGTTGACGTCGCCGCCGGTCGAGGGTGCGGCCAATAAACTGTGCTGCACTTTTTTTGCGAAGTTACTGGGTGTGTCAAAAAGCTCTGTGACCTTGATTCGCGGCGATAAAAGCCGTCACAAACAGATTGTTGTCGAAGGTGTTTCGCTTGACGAGGTAAAACAGCGTCTGGCAAAAGCCTTTTAGGCGTGTGGTTTGAATAAGCGCTCAGGCAGCCCGTGGCGCGATGTGTGAATGAATCGGGTTCGTTGGGAACCCTTTGTTCTGGGAAAATTTCTAATTGATTTGCGACAGGAGGAGAGTCGTCATGCAACCGTTTGTGTTTCACAATCCGACTGAAATTGTTTTTGGTGTCGACACTGCCGACAAGGTGGGGAAATATGCTGCTCGTCAGGGCGGTAAAGCGTTGCTGGTCTATGGCCGCAACAGTATCAAGACCACCGGACTTTACGACCGGGTCACAGCATCGTTGCAGGCCGCC
The window above is part of the Desulfuromonas acetoxidans DSM 684 genome. Proteins encoded here:
- a CDS encoding YggT family protein; translated protein: MILRELFLAIAGLVDLVFSIYVLILVGRALISWVNPDPYNPIVRFLHSATDPVLYRIQRLVPLQFGGIDFSPLVLLLALSFIQRILVVILRSIAYSF
- a CDS encoding DUF167 domain-containing protein; the encoded protein is MTCEELSACVNAQQDGVVIALFVQPRASKNSLCGLQGEELKVRLTSPPVEGAANKLCCTFFAKLLGVSKSSVTLIRGDKSRHKQIVVEGVSLDEVKQRLAKAF